The genome window GTGCTGCTGGAAAACTGCCGCGTGAACGTGGGCGAGAAGAAGGACGACGAAGCGCTGGCCAAGAAGATGGCCGCGTTGTGCGATGTCTACGTCAACGATGCCTTTGGTACGGCGCACCGCGCCGAAGCCACCACTCACGGTATTGCGCGTTTCGCACCCGTGGCCTGCGCCGGCCCCTTGCTGGCAGCCGAGCTGGAAGCGCTGGGCCGTGCTCTGCACGAGCCGAAGCGTCCGCTGGTTGCCATTGTTGGCGGCTCCAAGGTGTCCACCAAGCTGTCGATCCTGCAATCGCTGGCTGACAAGGTCGACCAACTGGTGGTGGGCGGCGGTATTGCAAACACCTTCATGCTGGCCGCTGGCCTGTCTATTGGCAAGTCGCTGGCCGAGCCCGACCAGGTCGACCAGGCGCGCGCCGTGATCGACATCATGAAGCAGCGAGGCGCCGCCGTGCCGATTCCGGTGGATGTGGTGTGCGCCAAGAAGTTTGGCGCGGACGCAGAGGCTACCGTCAAGGCGGCTGAAGACGTGGCAGACGACGACCTGATCCTGGACATTGGCCCCAAGACCGCGGCGCAATTGGCCGAGATCTTGAAGAAGGCCGGCACCATTGTGTGGAACGGCCCCGTGGGCGTGTTCGAAATCGATCAGTTCGCCAATGGTACTGAAGTCGTTGCACGCGCCATCGCGGAATCGGATGGTTTCTCGATCGCCGGCGGCGGTGACACATTGGCCGCCATCGCCAAGTACGGTATCGGCGAGCAGGTCGGTTATATCTCGACGGGCGGCGGCGCTTTCCTGGAATTCCTGGAAGGCAAGACCTTGCCCGCTGTCGCCGTGCTGGAAGCCCGCGCCGCGAAGTAAGCGCGCAGGATGGGTCTAGCGCGAACGTCCGCCCTTAAGGACTCCGGCGCCGAACGCGCGAACCCCATCCTGGAATTGCTCAAAGACGCGTGCAAAATGCACGACGCCGACGCATTTCCAGGTAATGTAGACGGGTATTGATTTGGCACCCGGCCGGCGGCGCGTCGTTGGTGTAGGCTTGGCGGTCCCCCGCGCCGTGCGGGATTTTTACTTTCAAATCGCCGCAGCACCATGAATCTACGCTTCCTTCCTGGCCTGAATAATTTCCGGGGCATCACCCGCGACTCTGCCCGCCTTGATGTCATGGCCGGGTTGAGCGTGGCGGCGGTGGCGCTTCCGGTAGGCTTGGCGTACGCCGCCATGATGGGCGTACCGCCCGTGGCCGGGTTGTGGGCCGCTATCGCCGGGATGCTGGGTTATGCGCTGTTCGGATCGTCGCGCACGCTGATCGTGGGGCCCGATACCGCTACCTGCACACTGATCGCCGCCACCTTGACGGGCATGGCGCTGACCTCCCCTGAAGACAGGCTGGTGGCGGCAACCGGCATTGCATTGACGGTGGGTGTGGGTTGCCTGATCGCGCGCGTACTGCGGCTGGGCGTGTTGGCCAACCTGCTGTCCCGTCCGGTGCTGATCGGCTATATGGCCGGCGTGGCCATCACGCTGGCGCTGTCGCAGCTTAGCGGTTTGACTGGGGTGGGCTTGCGCAACAGCGGTCTTATCCATCCGTTCCTGGAACTGTCCCGCCGCTTGCCTGAAATCCAGATACCAACCCTTTGCCTGGGGTTGACGTCATGCGTGCTTCTGATCGCGGTGAAGCGTTGGCGGCCGAAGTGGCCTGGACCCATCTTGCTGGTCGTGGGCGGTTGCCTGCTGTCCTGGATTTTTGATTTTCCCGGCCTGGGGATCGCAGTGGTGGGCAACGTGCCTGCCGGCCTGCCGGCTCTGAGCCTGCCCGTGCGTCTGGAAGGCGTGGATAGCGTTCTTCTGGGAGCTGCTGGCGTGCTGGTGGTCAGTTTTTCCAGCGGCATTGTGACGGCGCGCAGCTTCGCTGCAAAAACGGGCGAACACGTGGACCCTAACCGCGAATTGGTGGGATTTGGCGCGGCCAATGTGGCGGCGGGACTGTTTCAGGGGTTTGTAGTCACGGGAGCGGACTCGCGCACTGCGGTCGGGCTGGTGGCGGGCGGTTCGTCGCCCCTGGTCAGCGTCAGCGCGGCGATGGCGTTGGCCATCGTGGTGGGTTTGTTGAGCGAACCCTTGTACTGGCTGCCGCAGGCCGTGCTGTCGGCCATATTGCTGCTGGCCGCGTCCAGTCTCTTCGACGCCAAGGCATTCATGCGTCTGGCCCGGATTTCGCGCATCGAATTGGCCTTTGGCATTCTTGCGGCGGTCGGCGTGGTGGGTTTTGGCGTCTTGCAGGGCGTGGCGGTGTCGGTGGGCGCCACGTTGCTTTACGCCATGTATGTATCGGGCAATCCGCGCGATGCGCTGTTGGGCCGGGTGCCGGGCGAGTCCGTGCTGGGCAAGCTGCACCTGAACCCTGATGCGCAGCCGGTGCCGGGCACCGTGGTCTGGCTGTTCGAATCGTCGGTCTGGTTCTTCAACGCCGACGCCTTCCGCCGCCGCGCGCGTGAAGTGATGAATCACGCGGGCGATGCGCAATGGTTCGTGCTGGATGCCGAAGCCATGACGCAAGCCGATGCCGATGCGGTGGAAGCCTTGTATGAACTCAAGCGCGAACTGGACGCCCGGAATATGACCCTGCTTATTGCGGGTGGCCACGGCCAGTTCCGCATGGCGCTGGAGCGCTCCGGGCTGGTCAAGAAGGTCGGTCAGGATAAGATCTTCGGCAGTCCTGAACAGGCGGTGGAAGCGATCGAACGCTGGCGCCAGGACCCGCCTGCCAATTTGGCCTGACCTTAATCGATGATGTGATAGCCGCCGTCGATGTACAGCGTTTGCCCTGTCATCAGGCGCGCGGCATCCGTGGCCAGCCAGGCGGTGGCTTCGCCCACATCATCAATAGAGACCAGACTACGCGCCGGCGCTTTGGCTTGCGCGCGGTCCAACAACGCGTCGAACTCGGCAATGCCGGACGCGGCGCGTGTTTTCAATGGCCCGGGCGATATCGCGTGCACGCGTATGCCTTGCGGGCCAAGTTCGGCGGCCAGATAACGCGTGGCGGATTCCAGGGCGGCCTTGACCGGTCCCATCATGTTGTAGTGTTCCACCACCATCTGCGAGCCGTAATAGCTCATGCAGAACAGCGCACCGCCGTTGGCCATCAGCGGTTCAGCCAGTTTGGCCATCCGGATGAAAGACCAGCACGACACGTCCATCGCTTGCAAAAAGCCCTCACGTGAGCAGTCCGTCACACGGCCATGCAAATCGTCGCGCGGCGCAAACGCAATGGAGTGCAGCACAAAATCCAGCCCACCCCATTCATCCGTGATGCGGCCAAAGACGGCTTCCAACTCGCCTTCGTTCAACAGATTCATGGGCATCAGCAGCGACGCGTCGACCTGCCGCGCCAGCGGTTCGACATGCGGCAGCGCCTTGTCGTTCAGATAGGTCACGGCCAGTTCGGCGCCCATTGCACGAAACGCTTTGGCGCAACCCCAGGCGATGGAATCGGCATTGGCGATACCGGTGACCAAGCCGCGCTTGCCGGCCAGCGGAAGGTGCGCGCTCATCGCTGACGCACCAGGGCGAGCGTGTGCTGGGCGATGATTAGTTCTTCGTTCGTGCGGATCACATATACGCCGATGCGGCTGTCGTCGCTGGAAATGCGGGGGCCGTGATGGGCGTTGCGCTCGGGGTCCAGTTTGATGCCCAGCCAGCCCCAATGTTCGCTGATCGCCTGGCGGATGTCGGCGGAGTTTTCACCCACGCCGGCGGTAAATACGATGCCGTCAATGCCATTCATGGCGCAGCCCAGGCCGATCATGCCTTCGGCCACGCGCCACGCAAAGTACTTCAGCGCCAGCTTGGCTGAAGGCGCATCGCTGGCTAGCAGCTCGCGCATATCGTTGCTGATGCCAGACAGCCCCTTCATGCCGCAGTCGTGATACAGCGTGTGCTCGATCTCGTCGTGGCTCATGCCGCGTTCCATCATCCACAGCACCACGCCGGGGTCCAGCCGGCCCGGCCGCGTGCCCATGGGCAGACCTTCAAGGGCGGTGAATCCCATGGTGCTGTCGACGCTTTTGCCTTCATACATGGCGCAGGCGGACACGCCTGATCCCAGATGCGCCGCGATGATTTTTCCCATCGCAAGATCCGGCAACGCCTGCCGCAGACGCTGCGCAATGTATTCGTACGACAGCCCGTGGAAGCCGTAACGGCGCACGCCTTCCTGATAGAGCGATTCAGGCAGCGCGTAGCGGTCGGCCACGTCGGAGTGGCTGCGGTGAAACGCCGTGTCAAAGCAAGCCACCTGCGGAATCCACGGCCGGCGTTCCCGGATCACGCGGATGGGGGCGAGGTTGTTCGGCTGGTGTAGCGGCGCGAGCGGCGTGAAGGTGTCCAGCTTGGCCAGGATGGCATCATCAACCAGCACCGGCTCTGACATATCTGGGCCGCCATGCACAACACGGTGTCCAACCGCCAACGGCGCGCCGCCCAGGTGGCCGCTCAACCAGGTGCCGACGACTTCCTGACCGTTGGGCACGTCGGGTGCATGGCTGGGCGCGATATCGCGTTCTACCAGCGTCTGGCCCGACGCATCGCGCACCCGCAATTTCGGGTGCGTGGTGCCGATGCCTTCGAGCTGGCCGCCCAGGCGGGGCGCGAGCTCATGCTTGTCATTGATGTCGTACAGGTAGAACTTGATGCTGGAACTGCCGGCATTGATAACGAGGATGGTGTCGCTCATGTCTCTGGTATCCGGTAGGGGCGGGCGTCAGGCCAGCGGTCGGGCTTGCTGCTGGTCCAGGTGGTGGGCGTAGATTGCTGCCACCGCGCACGAGGCCAGGCGTGATCGCGGGCTGTCCGCGCGGCTGGTCAGGATGATGGGCACGCGTGCGCCCAGCACGATGCCGGCAGCTTCTGCGTTGGCCAGAAAGGTCAGGTTCTTTGCCAGCATGTTGCCGGCTTCCAGATCAGGCACAACCAGCACCTGGGCCACACCCGCCACCGGCGAGCGAATGCCCTTGATACGCGCTGCTTCCGGGCTGATGGCGTTGTCCAGCGCCAGCGGGCCGTCCAGCAGACCGCCGCTGATCTGGCCGCGATCGGCCATCTTGCAGAGCGCGGCGGCTTCGATGGTGCTGGGTATGCTGGGCGTGACCTGTTCGACAGCCGACAGGATCGCCACGCGCGGTTCACCCAGACCCAGGCCGTGATGCAGGTCGATCACGTTGCGGATGATGTCCGCCTTGGTTTCCAGGTCGGGGAAAATATTGATGGCGGCGTCGGTGATGAAGAGCGGCTCGGCGTAGGTCGGCACCTCCATGATGAACACATGGCTGATGCGCCGGCCGCTGCGCAAACCTGTCGCGCGAGCAACCACTTCGTGCATCAATTCGTCAGTGTGCAGACTGCCTTTCATCAGCAAGGTGGCTTCGCCGCTGCGCACCAGCGCCACGGCGGTTTCCGCGGCAGCATGGCTGTGCGGCACATCCACAATGCGGGCATTGCCCAGGTTCAGCTTGAACTGCGCTGCCGTGTCGCGAATTTTCTGTTCCGGGCCCACCAGTATGGGTTGCAGCAAGCCCAGGTCGCGCGCTTCCAGAGCTGCCGACAACGAGGGTTCGTCGCAAGGGTGGGCGATAGCGCAAACCGCGGGTTGCAGGGTCTGCGCGCGCGCGATGAGTTTGTCGTAATGGGTGGAGGTGGGCAGACTCATGCTGTTTTGGCCTTGGCGGATTGGCGGGCGGCGGGCTTCTTGGCGACGGCCGGGGCGACCGGCTTGGCAGCGGTCTTGGACGCGCTTTTGGAAGCGCTCTTGGTTGCAGTCTTGGCTGCTACGGCCTTAGTTGCTGTGGCCTTGGTTGCGACGGTCTTAGTTGCTACGGCTTTAGTCGCCGTCGCCTTGCGGGCCGTCGTCTTTGCCGGAGCTTTGGTTGCGGCTTCGGTCGCTTGCTTGGCGGCAGCAGGGTGAGCGTGCGCAGTTTTGGTGGCAACTTCGGCTGCGGCGTCGACCAGATCCTTTACGACCCTGGCGGATGCCTCATGTTTGACCGCAGGCACGCGCAAGCGCGCGGGAGCCGCATCGGGC of Achromobacter seleniivolatilans contains these proteins:
- a CDS encoding SulP family inorganic anion transporter — its product is MNLRFLPGLNNFRGITRDSARLDVMAGLSVAAVALPVGLAYAAMMGVPPVAGLWAAIAGMLGYALFGSSRTLIVGPDTATCTLIAATLTGMALTSPEDRLVAATGIALTVGVGCLIARVLRLGVLANLLSRPVLIGYMAGVAITLALSQLSGLTGVGLRNSGLIHPFLELSRRLPEIQIPTLCLGLTSCVLLIAVKRWRPKWPGPILLVVGGCLLSWIFDFPGLGIAVVGNVPAGLPALSLPVRLEGVDSVLLGAAGVLVVSFSSGIVTARSFAAKTGEHVDPNRELVGFGAANVAAGLFQGFVVTGADSRTAVGLVAGGSSPLVSVSAAMALAIVVGLLSEPLYWLPQAVLSAILLLAASSLFDAKAFMRLARISRIELAFGILAAVGVVGFGVLQGVAVSVGATLLYAMYVSGNPRDALLGRVPGESVLGKLHLNPDAQPVPGTVVWLFESSVWFFNADAFRRRAREVMNHAGDAQWFVLDAEAMTQADADAVEALYELKRELDARNMTLLIAGGHGQFRMALERSGLVKKVGQDKIFGSPEQAVEAIERWRQDPPANLA
- the fabI gene encoding enoyl-ACP reductase FabI, whose product is MSAHLPLAGKRGLVTGIANADSIAWGCAKAFRAMGAELAVTYLNDKALPHVEPLARQVDASLLMPMNLLNEGELEAVFGRITDEWGGLDFVLHSIAFAPRDDLHGRVTDCSREGFLQAMDVSCWSFIRMAKLAEPLMANGGALFCMSYYGSQMVVEHYNMMGPVKAALESATRYLAAELGPQGIRVHAISPGPLKTRAASGIAEFDALLDRAQAKAPARSLVSIDDVGEATAWLATDAARLMTGQTLYIDGGYHIID
- a CDS encoding phosphate acetyltransferase, producing the protein MSLPTSTHYDKLIARAQTLQPAVCAIAHPCDEPSLSAALEARDLGLLQPILVGPEQKIRDTAAQFKLNLGNARIVDVPHSHAAAETAVALVRSGEATLLMKGSLHTDELMHEVVARATGLRSGRRISHVFIMEVPTYAEPLFITDAAINIFPDLETKADIIRNVIDLHHGLGLGEPRVAILSAVEQVTPSIPSTIEAAALCKMADRGQISGGLLDGPLALDNAISPEAARIKGIRSPVAGVAQVLVVPDLEAGNMLAKNLTFLANAEAAGIVLGARVPIILTSRADSPRSRLASCAVAAIYAHHLDQQQARPLA
- a CDS encoding phosphoglycerate kinase gives rise to the protein MPNVNTLSALAKSGALSGKRVFIRADLNVPFDDAGRISEDTRIRASVPGIRLALDAGAAVMVTSHLGRPKEGVLTEADSLAKVGQRLSELLGMPVQLVRDWVDGVQVDHGQVVLLENCRVNVGEKKDDEALAKKMAALCDVYVNDAFGTAHRAEATTHGIARFAPVACAGPLLAAELEALGRALHEPKRPLVAIVGGSKVSTKLSILQSLADKVDQLVVGGGIANTFMLAAGLSIGKSLAEPDQVDQARAVIDIMKQRGAAVPIPVDVVCAKKFGADAEATVKAAEDVADDDLILDIGPKTAAQLAEILKKAGTIVWNGPVGVFEIDQFANGTEVVARAIAESDGFSIAGGGDTLAAIAKYGIGEQVGYISTGGGAFLEFLEGKTLPAVAVLEARAAK
- a CDS encoding acetate/propionate family kinase, with translation MSDTILVINAGSSSIKFYLYDINDKHELAPRLGGQLEGIGTTHPKLRVRDASGQTLVERDIAPSHAPDVPNGQEVVGTWLSGHLGGAPLAVGHRVVHGGPDMSEPVLVDDAILAKLDTFTPLAPLHQPNNLAPIRVIRERRPWIPQVACFDTAFHRSHSDVADRYALPESLYQEGVRRYGFHGLSYEYIAQRLRQALPDLAMGKIIAAHLGSGVSACAMYEGKSVDSTMGFTALEGLPMGTRPGRLDPGVVLWMMERGMSHDEIEHTLYHDCGMKGLSGISNDMRELLASDAPSAKLALKYFAWRVAEGMIGLGCAMNGIDGIVFTAGVGENSADIRQAISEHWGWLGIKLDPERNAHHGPRISSDDSRIGVYVIRTNEELIIAQHTLALVRQR